In Halobacteriovorax marinus SJ, the following proteins share a genomic window:
- a CDS encoding OsmC domain/YcaO domain-containing protein: MKVNVIYLDNLKLEASFDDYKIISDQPVRYKGDGLAPGPFDYFLASSAMCAAYFVKVYCKARSIPTEDIRISQQNIVDPENRYKQSFVIQAELPPGISEKDREGIIRSMDRCTVKRVIQNEIDFKIEVTDSLSKDNSLNYETESAAGTQTMILGKDCSLEETIENMTALLKDLGINIEIVSWRNPVPHVWSVHIRDADSPICYTNGKGSTKDSALCSALGEYLERISNNYFYNDYYLGADNAQAEFAHYPDEKWFKLQANGQMPEGLMDDYLKDIYSVDGELRAHHLVDTNTGNKERGVCAIPFTRNSDKETVYIPVNLIGNLFVSNGMSAGNTIYEARVQCLSEIFERAVKNDIISNEMALPDVPMEIIEKYPTILEGIKKLEEQGFPILVKDASLGGKFPVMCVTLMNPRTGGVFASFGAHPKFEVALERSLTELLQGRSFEGMNDIALPTFNEFAVKEHNNLVDHFIDSTGVVSWKFFSSKSDFEFVHWDLKGSTEEEYHYLMSILKDLDKEVYIADYQELGACACRILVPDYSEIYQAEDLVWDNHNKGNDFRERILSVHSLSEEKLQELLEDLEEYELDDHQPVSELIGVAFDEVSNWGQLVVGELKAMINLALQNLEEAKFNVDILNQFNEYAPDRKKYYQILNIVLDIAIDEELDMEDYTENLTKMYGEVLVREALETVSAEVKFFGLEETSIELTNIDKHQRLVESYNKLQVARSRFHQSTGATS; encoded by the coding sequence ATGAAAGTAAATGTAATCTACCTAGACAATCTAAAACTCGAAGCGAGCTTCGATGACTATAAAATCATTTCTGACCAGCCTGTTCGCTACAAAGGTGACGGACTTGCTCCAGGACCCTTTGATTATTTTCTGGCATCCTCGGCCATGTGTGCAGCCTACTTTGTAAAAGTCTACTGTAAAGCGAGATCTATCCCAACAGAAGATATTAGAATTAGTCAGCAAAATATTGTTGATCCTGAGAATAGATATAAGCAGAGTTTTGTAATCCAAGCTGAACTTCCTCCTGGTATTAGTGAAAAAGATAGAGAGGGAATTATTCGCTCTATGGATCGCTGTACTGTTAAGCGAGTCATCCAAAATGAAATCGATTTTAAAATTGAAGTTACTGACTCTCTCTCTAAAGATAATTCCCTAAACTACGAAACTGAAAGTGCAGCCGGAACTCAGACAATGATCCTTGGTAAGGACTGCTCACTAGAAGAGACTATTGAAAATATGACTGCTCTTCTAAAAGACTTAGGTATTAATATAGAAATTGTGTCGTGGAGAAATCCTGTTCCCCATGTATGGTCAGTTCATATTAGAGATGCGGACTCACCAATATGCTACACCAATGGTAAGGGTTCAACCAAGGACTCGGCCCTCTGCTCAGCTCTTGGTGAATACTTAGAGAGAATTAGTAATAACTACTTCTACAACGATTACTACCTTGGTGCCGATAATGCACAAGCAGAATTTGCTCACTACCCTGATGAAAAATGGTTCAAGCTTCAGGCCAATGGACAAATGCCCGAAGGTCTGATGGATGATTACCTTAAAGATATTTACTCAGTAGACGGTGAACTTAGAGCTCATCACCTCGTTGATACTAATACTGGAAATAAAGAGCGCGGTGTCTGCGCCATTCCATTCACTAGAAACTCGGACAAAGAGACAGTATATATTCCCGTAAACCTCATTGGTAATCTCTTTGTAAGTAATGGGATGAGTGCTGGAAATACGATTTATGAAGCAAGAGTTCAATGCTTATCTGAAATATTTGAGAGAGCAGTTAAGAACGATATTATCTCCAATGAAATGGCCCTACCAGATGTTCCAATGGAGATCATTGAAAAGTACCCAACAATTTTGGAAGGAATTAAGAAACTAGAGGAGCAAGGCTTCCCTATTCTCGTAAAAGACGCCTCTCTAGGAGGAAAGTTTCCAGTCATGTGTGTCACTCTAATGAATCCAAGAACAGGCGGAGTCTTTGCCTCTTTTGGAGCACACCCTAAATTTGAAGTGGCACTAGAGAGAAGTTTAACAGAGCTTCTACAAGGAAGAAGTTTTGAAGGAATGAACGATATCGCGCTTCCGACATTCAATGAATTTGCAGTCAAAGAGCACAATAACCTTGTCGATCACTTTATAGATTCTACTGGGGTTGTCTCATGGAAATTCTTTAGTTCGAAATCAGACTTTGAATTTGTTCACTGGGACTTAAAAGGGTCAACAGAGGAAGAATATCACTACCTCATGTCTATTCTAAAGGATCTAGATAAAGAAGTTTATATCGCTGACTACCAAGAACTTGGTGCCTGTGCATGTAGAATTCTCGTACCTGACTATTCTGAAATTTATCAAGCAGAAGACCTGGTTTGGGATAATCATAATAAAGGTAACGACTTTAGAGAGAGAATCCTAAGTGTACACTCACTAAGTGAAGAAAAACTTCAAGAGTTATTAGAAGATTTAGAAGAGTATGAATTAGATGATCATCAACCAGTAAGTGAACTTATAGGCGTTGCATTTGATGAAGTCTCCAACTGGGGACAACTTGTGGTTGGAGAATTAAAAGCTATGATTAATCTTGCTCTTCAAAATCTAGAAGAGGCAAAGTTCAATGTAGATATTCTCAACCAATTTAATGAATATGCGCCAGATAGAAAGAAGTATTATCAAATTCTTAATATAGTCTTAGATATAGCAATTGATGAAGAACTCGATATGGAAGACTATACTGAGAATTTAACTAAGATGTATGGTGAAGTACTTGTAAGAGAAGCACTAGAAACTGTGAGCGCTGAGGTTAAATTCTTTGGGCTTGAAGAAACAAGTATAGAACTTACCAATATTGATAAACATCAGCGATTAGTTGAGAGCTATAATAAATTACAGGTGGCAAGAAGTCGGTTTCACCAAAGTACTGGCGCCACCTCTTAA
- a CDS encoding patatin-like phospholipase family protein yields the protein MKTVLILSFFLILLSNSAHAKTAITTSGGVSLGSYKGGFLYYLTEFIKSNPKHVQISHMAGASAGGINAIFAVDTLCSKKSFSKEESLFWKVWVNTGVNQLFDPEKVTPLSVFHREGMDPYINELKERFKNGYSKDCNLTIGIPVTSKHPFNMIDHEKVYFPSLRNFFVFTISGNGEGKPVSFRNRIIKGTTKNQLQLPFSDDFNQNYDLIKKVMYATSAFPVAFAPVKIPTCKKSESNCSAENSQESTFFDGGVFDNNPFSLTNQISELLYPKTYKKFEYYYLNSSNHAFKELDTSSINVEEKENLSSMIANSLSDLIAVSRMSEEATFLKDNLDVIERSIVPTTLLPPMSSPLYAFMGFYDIDFRKFDYELGMNDAHEFVKKKYKSKDIRFPSLNNTALHNCFEMIRKSSKEAIDKCEENFPELDENLQKIFQLEIFRAHRFCKNLNDKEGRFKDLCKFYGLSDQAYTIIPNLPKGLDTPTKNSEGEESEVNYILRVLDTLKFKYTDLNLNSSFHVDGVEKVYLSQRRMLNAFKRKQPSQEAAMIGVIETYLLQNLDYIPPSDLLYFNFGNTLEVGIKKNYPTFSKSVNFQASFYFLDYYTFLGSEADNIAISPTIGVSISPRIFHHDNYRLSLGIQLGYQFSSRDGYGGEDCRISDYRVKGSYCSGDLAILYVAAGIFDRVNLKFGYMIHKEIGPVLDAKTGFLMIGYNFF from the coding sequence TTGAAAACTGTTCTCATATTATCTTTTTTTCTTATTCTCTTATCTAACTCGGCACACGCCAAAACAGCGATTACGACTTCTGGTGGAGTATCACTTGGATCGTATAAAGGCGGATTTCTCTACTATTTAACAGAGTTTATTAAGAGCAACCCAAAACATGTTCAGATCTCTCATATGGCCGGAGCCAGTGCCGGTGGTATCAATGCAATTTTCGCTGTGGATACACTTTGCTCTAAGAAGTCTTTTTCTAAGGAAGAGAGCCTCTTTTGGAAAGTTTGGGTAAATACTGGAGTCAATCAATTATTTGACCCTGAAAAGGTGACTCCCTTAAGTGTCTTTCACCGAGAGGGGATGGACCCCTATATAAATGAACTTAAGGAGAGGTTTAAAAATGGATACTCCAAAGATTGTAATCTTACGATAGGTATACCTGTAACTAGTAAGCATCCATTTAATATGATTGACCACGAGAAGGTTTACTTTCCAAGCTTAAGAAACTTCTTTGTCTTCACTATTTCAGGAAACGGAGAAGGCAAGCCTGTGAGTTTTAGAAATAGAATTATTAAGGGCACTACTAAGAATCAATTACAGCTTCCATTTTCAGATGACTTTAATCAAAATTATGACCTAATAAAGAAAGTCATGTATGCCACGAGTGCTTTTCCTGTCGCCTTTGCTCCTGTTAAGATCCCCACGTGTAAGAAGTCTGAATCAAATTGTAGCGCAGAAAACTCACAGGAGAGTACTTTCTTTGATGGTGGGGTTTTTGATAATAACCCCTTTAGCTTAACGAATCAGATATCAGAATTACTGTATCCTAAAACTTATAAGAAGTTTGAATACTATTATCTAAATTCATCGAACCACGCTTTTAAGGAGCTAGACACCTCAAGTATCAATGTAGAGGAGAAAGAAAATCTCTCGAGCATGATTGCAAACTCCCTAAGCGATTTAATAGCAGTATCTAGAATGTCTGAAGAGGCGACCTTCTTAAAAGATAATCTCGATGTGATTGAGCGCTCAATTGTCCCTACAACTCTTTTGCCTCCAATGAGCTCTCCTTTATATGCTTTTATGGGGTTCTACGATATAGACTTTAGAAAGTTTGACTATGAGCTGGGTATGAATGATGCCCACGAATTTGTGAAGAAGAAATATAAGAGCAAAGATATTCGATTCCCATCATTAAATAATACGGCCCTTCACAATTGCTTTGAAATGATTCGAAAGAGCAGTAAGGAGGCCATCGATAAATGTGAAGAAAACTTCCCTGAGCTTGATGAAAATCTTCAAAAGATTTTTCAACTCGAAATATTTAGGGCCCATAGATTTTGTAAGAACCTAAATGATAAAGAAGGACGTTTTAAAGATCTATGTAAGTTCTATGGACTAAGTGATCAGGCATATACAATTATTCCAAATCTTCCTAAAGGACTTGATACACCAACAAAGAATAGCGAAGGCGAAGAAAGTGAGGTTAATTACATTCTTCGTGTCTTAGATACTCTGAAATTTAAATATACAGATCTAAACTTAAATTCAAGCTTTCATGTAGATGGAGTAGAGAAAGTTTATCTCTCTCAGCGAAGAATGCTCAACGCTTTTAAGAGAAAACAACCCTCTCAGGAAGCTGCTATGATTGGTGTTATAGAAACTTATCTTCTTCAGAACCTAGACTATATTCCACCTAGTGATTTACTGTATTTCAACTTTGGTAATACACTTGAAGTTGGAATAAAGAAGAATTATCCAACTTTTTCAAAGAGCGTGAACTTTCAAGCTTCTTTTTACTTCTTAGATTATTATACATTTCTTGGATCGGAAGCTGATAATATTGCTATATCTCCCACTATCGGAGTGAGCATCTCTCCTCGAATTTTTCACCATGATAATTATCGTTTGAGTTTAGGTATTCAATTAGGATATCAATTTTCTTCCCGTGATGGGTATGGTGGAGAGGATTGTCGAATTTCTGATTATAGAGTTAAGGGCTCTTATTGTAGTGGTGATTTAGCAATTCTCTATGTCGCGGCAGGGATTTTTGATCGTGTTAATTTAAAATTTGGATATATGATTCACAAAGAAATAGGACCTGTCTTAGATGCTAAGACAGGCTTTCTTATGATTGGTTATAATTTCTTTTAG